A single window of Balaenoptera acutorostrata chromosome X, mBalAcu1.1, whole genome shotgun sequence DNA harbors:
- the LOC103018231 gene encoding protein BEX2-like isoform X2 → MASKEEQVMKNINMENANEENDKKDEKEQLANKGEPLALPSGYGEYCVPGGNHRRFHVRQPILQYRWDMTQRLEEPQARMREENMERIGEEMRQLMQKLREKQSSHSLRAVSTDPPHHDHHDEFCLMP, encoded by the coding sequence ATGGCGTCCAAAGAGGAACAAGTGATGAAAAATATCAACATGGAAAATGCCAACGAGGAAAAtgataaaaaggatgaaaaagagcAACTTGCTAATAAAGGAGAGCCTTTGGCCCTACCTTCGGGATATGGTGAATATTGTGTACCTGGAGGAAATCATAGGCGGTTCCATGTTAGGCAGCCCATCCTGCAGTATAGATGGGACATGACTCAGAGGCTTGAAGAGCCACAGGCAAGGATGAGAGAGGAGAATATGGAAAGGATTGGGGAAGAGATGAGACAACTCATGCAAAAGCTGAGGGAAAAGCAGTCGAGTCACAGTCTGAGGGCAGTTAGCACTGACCCCCCTCACCATGACCATCATGATGAGTTTTGCCTTATGCCTTAA
- the LOC103018231 gene encoding protein BEX2-like isoform X1 has product MVCGSKCQVLRRRTCSENREEEETARIGPGAMASKEEQVMKNINMENANEENDKKDEKEQLANKGEPLALPSGYGEYCVPGGNHRRFHVRQPILQYRWDMTQRLEEPQARMREENMERIGEEMRQLMQKLREKQSSHSLRAVSTDPPHHDHHDEFCLMP; this is encoded by the exons ATG GTCTGCGGATCTAAGTGTCAAGTGTTGCGGCGACGCACTTGCAGCGAGAatcgggaggaggaggagacagcaAGGATAGGCCCAG gaGCAATGGCGTCCAAAGAGGAACAAGTGATGAAAAATATCAACATGGAAAATGCCAACGAGGAAAAtgataaaaaggatgaaaaagagcAACTTGCTAATAAAGGAGAGCCTTTGGCCCTACCTTCGGGATATGGTGAATATTGTGTACCTGGAGGAAATCATAGGCGGTTCCATGTTAGGCAGCCCATCCTGCAGTATAGATGGGACATGACTCAGAGGCTTGAAGAGCCACAGGCAAGGATGAGAGAGGAGAATATGGAAAGGATTGGGGAAGAGATGAGACAACTCATGCAAAAGCTGAGGGAAAAGCAGTCGAGTCACAGTCTGAGGGCAGTTAGCACTGACCCCCCTCACCATGACCATCATGATGAGTTTTGCCTTATGCCTTAA